The Tenrec ecaudatus isolate mTenEca1 chromosome 12, mTenEca1.hap1, whole genome shotgun sequence genomic interval CCGCAGTAGAACTGCCGCACAGGGGTCTCTAGTCTGCCCTCTctgcagaagcagatcatcagatcTTACTACCCCGCGGAGCCACTAGGGGGTTGAACCCGCAAGCTTTCTGTTAGCAACCAAGAGCTTATTGGTTGTGTGACTCCTTAATCCTCGTCCCCGCTTTCTAGCCACCAGGGCATCTTACGGTAATActtactcactgccaccgagtccctgtggactcagagtgaccctataggacagggcagaactgcccctgtgagtttccaagactgttaactgtttatgggagtagaaagccccatctttctcctgcagagtggctgggggttttaaactgccaaccttgcagatcacagcccagtgcctaaccactacaccgcctgtGGGTCCCTGAGTGGCAGTGCTTTAGGAGTCTCAAATGGAAAAGTAGAGCATTTAGGAAAGGTTGAAGATTTTCCTcgccagtccccccccccccccgccaggtgTTCAAAGTGGCCTTGCTGGTTTGGGCAGTGGAGGCCTGCCCTCTGTCTGTGGCGGGAAGGCCGCCATCTGCAGGATTCTCCGAACTTTCTTGGCAAGAAGGCTGGCAAAAGGTGCCAACAGCCATTGAGAAATTGCCATTCACGACCTCAGACGTATCTCATCACAGAACTAGCTGGGAAGCAGTGCAGAAAGCAAGCTGGTATTCATAACGGGAAGATAATAAGCTCTAAAGGTGACTTTGGAGTCATTGTGTTACATTTCAGTCCATGGATTCCGGCTACTTAGAACAGCCCTGTGGACCGTGTCTGCCAACAGCTACTGTAGCCTTGGTTGTCCTGACCCAACCCATCTCTGAACGCCAGCCATCACCTGGGAAAGGCTGGCTGTTTCCCATCGTTGTCCGTGGAACCGTGTGACCACGTGCATTAGGTCCCCTTGTCCCGTGGTGTGTGACAACCTCTTATGCTTCTGGCCCACCTGCGATGATCGGCCTTGTCTTGGGTGAGCAGGTGTCTCAGTACTGACTTCAGCCTTCTTACTAGGTGGCTTTCAACTCCTGGCCCCGGAGTGCAGGTGCTCCTGTGACAGAGGGAAAGCTTTCTGTGTCCTGGAAGCCCTGGGACAGCTGTGAACAGAGCGTCGTGTCGGGGAGCCCGGGAACCAGGGTACCCATTCTGAAGTGCCTCCTTCTCCTTTACCGAAACGAAGTTGATTGGCGGGGGCTTCCCCTCCCTGGACTCCACTCCTTGGCTGTAAGGGGGTGTTGGGGGCCCTGCTTCCAAGAGCGGCAGTGAGGATGGGCTGGGCCTCTCTCGGGTCAGCCTGGGGGAGCAGGGGCTAGGGAAGTTTAGACTCAGAGGGGAAGCTTGGGCTTTGCTCTGGTGGGAGGAAGCCTAGGGGGCAGGGGGGACCCGCCATgctagggaacagttctactctgccctagagctgcggttctcaatcggtgggtcatgacctctttggaggtcgaacgaccctttcacagagcttgccagattgataacagtagcaaaatgacagtgatgacgtagcaacgaaaataatgttatggttgggggggtcaccaccacatgaggaactgtatgaaagggtcccggcattaggaaggttgagaaccactggtgtcttagaaggttgccctgagtcagaagggcCTTCAAAGCAGTagctagagtgtgtgtgtgtgtgtgtgtgtgtgtgtgtgtgtgtaaagatagACACTAAAAGGGGAGCCTTTGGGGACAGATACCATGTTCTAGGCCTCTCTCTAGCTCTGGCTGCTAGGTGGAACAGTAGGGACTGAGCCCTGGGAGACAGGGGTTAACCGCTcatctgctaacagaaaggtcagggaGCAGTCCGACTGGGTCACATGGGGGCcttgatgagttggaatcgaccccaGGGCACACAACAATCGCAAaggccaagtgtgtgtgtgtgtgggggggttgcttcaaaaagttcatggagaaatggaacTAAGAGAACAGCATTTCCCatgaccttttgaagccccctcacctCTGAGGGCTGAGAGGATTTGGGCACCAGGTGAGAAAGCATTCCTAACAGTAAGAGCTGCCTGGGAAGAAGACAGACTGACTTGCGGGTAGTGAGTTCCCCGTCACTCACGGGCAGCAAGTGTCCAGTGGGAACTGGAGGACTgcctgtgtgtgtggtggggaggggctgagaACTGGAGGCCCGGCCAGCCACGATCTCCAGCTCTGGAAGGGCACTGGCCAGACTTCAGCCAGTAGCTCCTGGGGGGTGCCCCAGTGCCCGGGAGAGGTGGGTGGTGTCTGAGAGCAAGGTGGGCTCAGAAAAGGAAGGTGCAGGCTGGTCGGCCGGAACTCTCTCCtcggcaggcccagatgggaaagGATCcgaaggggagaggagagggtctTGTCCCTGTCTGAGCTCTCGCTGGGTCCGCATTCCCTCCCCGCCGGCTGAGAGTCAGGCTGGGGGTCGGGTTTGAGGGGAGACACAGTCCAGCCTTTCCCATACAGGGGCAGGTTCAAGCGGGCAGCAATGACGTCCCTCCAGCAGCTGCGGCGGGCCCTTTCCCTGCTGAATGCCTCCTCTAGTGTCAGAGCAGCTTGCCAACAGGTCCCAATTAGGGGTAATTTGGAGACCTGTGAGATTATTCCGCCACCGGGTTCCCCAGGCTCTGAGGCAGCTAGCCGTCTGCAGCGAGATCTAAGACCGACTCCCTTTCCTACAACTCTCCCCAGAGGAAGGCAGGCCAGGCCAGCCCAGAGAGGGGTCTGAAATTGCACAGACTCAGCCAAGGCCTGTTGACGCTTCTTTCCGGTCAGGCCCTGCATGTGCCTCATCCCCTCTGACCCTCACAAGGGCCTTATGCAGGAGGGCAAGGGGCTGTTGCCAGTGAAAGATGGGCAAATGGGGACCTGGCAAAGAGCAGCTGATTGCCGTGGGACAGAGCCAGCGATAGCAGAACCTAGATTTGTGCTCAGTGTCGTGTGACTCACAGCTCCCAACAATTGGCGTCAACCTGGGTGGGGGCACTTCTGGGTACTGAAAGGGAGTCCCTGTGCCTGCCTGTCCCTGCCTCGGCCTTGCAGCATGACCCTTCATGACCCTATGAGGTTATCAGTGGCTGCCCATTTTGCAGATGGCAAAAAAAATGAAGTCAGGGTTTGTGGTTGACAGAACCAGAACTTGGACCCAGGTCTTTGGGGTTTTCAGAGTCTGGGATGGTTTGTTTATTTCCAAACTCCCAGCTTCCCAAGGACAAGGACCTAGGCGTGTCACAGGGCTGGGCCCGGCCCACCAACCTCCCTGTGCCTGCGGCTCTGCCTGACTCTCCCTTCCTGTCATTCCCCAGGTGCCACCAGGTGTGAACGATGCAGGTCTACGTGTTCTTCCTGCTGCTGCTCACCCTCAGCAGCGGCTCACATAGCTCGGCGCCCTCCCTGCCCCTCAGGTAAGCAGCTGTGTCGATGGGACAAGAGGTTCCTGGTGCCCCTCCCACCTacacccaccccccatccctgCCACAGGGGTTAGGGATGCAGAACCAAGCCACTCTCCCTGGGGAGCACCCATTGCCCACATCTGGGAGGGGGGCAGATGCCAGGGGGACCACCAGGGGCTGAGGCTTTCCAGAGTGAACAGGACACAGGGGAGGAGAGGGCCTTGCTGAGACACGGTGAGCACAGCTCCCACGGTCCCCTGCCTGGCTCCTCTGACCTCTGCTCTCTCCAGGATGCGGCGCTacgcagatgccctctttaccaACAGCTACCGTAGAGTGCTGGGCCAGCTGTCTGCCCGAAAGCTACTCCAGGACATTATGAGCAGGCAGCACAGGTGAGAAGGCATTCTAGTGACTTCTTCCACGCCGCCGTGTGTCGGGAGGCCAGGCACCAGGTTTGGACCCTGGCCTtgtacaaaaccaaactcattgctgccAAGTCAATCTCGACACACAgggagaccctctaggacagagagccaccccagagggTCTCCAAGGGTTATTGAGGCAACGTCACCTCTTCCtccagtggagcggctggtggatttgaacggccGTGAGcagttccagttggaaccttgcagtcagcagctgcGCACACAGGactcctttcttccttgtctggcCTTTCCACAGCCAAAGGGCCCCCAGGTCAGACCCCAGGTTCCCTTTAACCCAGGGCTCACGGAATACTTAGGGTATGCTTCTCCCCAGGCTAGGCCCCAGCACTCACAATGGGGGTGGCAGGTACCATTCAGTCACGAGTCCCCATCACAAACACAGTATGTCCACTTGGCACCCAATGAGCCGTTCAGAAGTGTCTGTCATCCTCCTTCGATTCTTATCAATCTTTGTCACCGCCTGACAAAGCAGGTGCTGTTAGCTCTGCTCCCCTGAGAGGCCACCCCATCAAAGAGAGGCAGGGCTAGGGGCCCCGACAGTCTAACTCCACAACCCATTTtcacttggggtgggggtaggggcgaAGAGTCAAACATAGAGAAAAAGTATCATACTAGTTTAGCAAGAacttccaagcagtggttcttcaCAAATCCTTAAGAGTTGACTGTCTTTTTTTACTCGACCTTTCACCGAGAGGCCCTCAGATTACAacttgggctgccaacctcaagatcagcagttcgaatccaccagctgctccttgggagaaagaggaggcttcctactcccatcaagagtgaccgtctcggaaacccacggggcagttccaccctgtcctggagggtcgagAGGAGTCGACTGAGTGGCAGCGAGTTGGGTTGGGAGTCGATGGGGAGGTGTGTTGCGACTGTGCGTCTCTCAGACGGTCTCCTCCAGGCCTGTGTGTGCTGCCTTTGTTGCTGACCCGAATCCACAGCAGAGACACAGGCACCGAGACGTACAGCTCCTCAGTTTGTGTCTATTTGAAGAGATCGCACTTTTCCTGGGTCTCTCCACAATTCTCCCCACATGGCATCCTCAGCTGTCCCTCTCCTCTAACCACGCAGAGAGAAAAGCCTGGAGCCCGGAGCAAGGGTGCGGGTGGGCCGTTGGGCCGAGGGCACGTGGGCAGACCAGAAGCAGACGACCCTGGAGAGCATCCTGCTGGCCCTGCTGCAGAAGCACAGGTGGGGGCCGTGCATGCACGCACCCGGGTCTGTGTGTCTGGAACCTCAGAGGCGGTCCGCCAGCGGAAGGAAGGAATCTTTTCCATCAAAAGACGTGGGGTCGTGCCAGGCCAACTGGCCAGCGGGTCCCGTCTGACACACACCAGAACCAGAGGAGGGCATTTGGTGGCAGCACGGAACGATGGCTGTAAAGGGCACAATGTTGTCTTAGTCAACGGGGTGTCACCCAGAGTTACCACCATCCGGAAGGCAGGAAAGGAAAGGGGATGAGTCCTGGAGATGACACCGTCcccactgcatgtccccagtggtCAGCAAGTGGTCAGGCTGAAACTGATTCAGAAAGGctttaatgcagtggttctcaaccttccacccTTTTGTACAGAGCCCtcaaaccatacaattattttagttgctccttcatcgctgtcattttgctactgttatgaatcaggcgacccctgggaaaggggtcacgacccacaggttgagaaccattgcttccGTGCAGTCACAATTCTGGGATAAGGCCCAGGATGCTACACTTGAACAAGTGCtccagaggaggggtggggaggcttCTGAGGCAGCGGATCAGAGAAGCTCTCCCTGGATCCCTGGTCAGGTCCACCACTCCATCAAGTCCAGGAGGATCAGCACGTGCCTGTGGTGCCTGGCAGAGGGGAAGGTGGTCATGTTATCATGCCCATCACACTGACCCTCACATGCCCAAGGGCATCAGGGTGAGCCAGCCCTGtttacagaagaggaaagcaggcaGGGTGGGCAGCCGCTGGTTTAAAGTCAGAGTCAGGCAGGACCAAGGCCTGTGTTGCATCCCTGGGGCCTCTGTGCACGGGCTCCCAGCATGGTACATGGCGTCCTCAGAAAGACGGAGGTGTTTGGAGAAGCCACTGTATTTTAGAAACTGATTTGAACACGTACCCCCCGACCCACCCACCTCAGAGCTATCTGCATGTTcccttgccttcctcccaacctaAGTGGGAGCCAGGAGCCCAGTCATCTCCTCTCCTGTAGGGATTCCAGTGACAGCCGGGCGACAACGGGAGGATTACAGGAAGGGTGGGGGTTGGAGACTGGACACTTGGGCCCCCGGCCAGGTTCTGCAACCAATGTGCTGCCCTGTGTACCACCAGGCTCcgagtttccccctccctcggtgAACAGAGGGGGTTCGCTCCAGGGCCTTGCAGGTCCCTCCAGCTAGAACACTAAGAACAGAGCCTCCTCTGTGGCCCACAGCCGTCAGTAGCTAGCCATTCACCTGCTGTGCCACCCCACCAGGTGCCGGTAGCTGAAGTGGCCCAGAGCCTGGCAGCCCTAAGAATGCAGGCTTTGTTCCTGCAGAGGGCtcccacagggagggagggagctgcaGGGTCCTGACATCTTTGCGGCCAGAAACCAGTCGCCCTCTGGTGATCCCGTATGTGTGCGCAGTCATGCtccaggttttcaatggctggagtttcagaagtagaatgccaggcctttcttctgggaggAACTCCAGCCTTCGGCTTGTCCGTGGCAGCTGAGTGGGTTAACCGTTtgcatccctgggggatgaagccagaggtatttttgtttgtttgatggcaTCATTTTGCATCGTAAAGAGCCTGGTCAAGAAACCAAGGCTTGGCTTTAGCTGCCCTCCACCCTTCAGCAGGGAACTCTGGGGCCatcgtggttatgcactgggctgccaaccgaaaggccagcagttcgaacccaccagcttctctgagaaagacgaggcgttctgctctcataaagtgtTATGGTCTcgtaaacccacagggcagctctcccctgtcccatggggtcgctaggagttggcagccactgatggcagtgagttttgttttaacCTTTCGGGAACCACTCAGTGCCAGGCTCTGCGCTGGGGTTCCAGCAGGGCACCCTGCTCTCCTGGATACCGGTGGGAGAGATTACTCCATGACATTGTGATGAACGGTAAAAGATGCAGACTCTGGTGGGCTTGTGTGCCAGGAGGAAGCGGATCCTGTCTGGGCACTAGAGACGGCTTCTTCCAAGGGAAGTGTCCAGCTTGGGTTCGTGATGGGAGCAAGGTGGCAGAGCTGGGCCTGAGCCTGGAGTCTGCTTTGCTGGCATGCCTGCATACCTTATCCTGCAGCCTAGGCATGCTGCTGGTGACCCTGGGGTCACACTGTCAGCCTGGTCCCTCCTCGTGCCCCTGCTCCTGCCTTactccacacaccccctccccacccacccagctcCTCCAGAGTGAAATTCTCTTTTTCTATCTGCAGCCGCCGGGATCCCTGGGGATGAAGACGCTTGCCTGTGTTTGATGCTACCTGTGGCCCAAGCCCAACGGAAGCCAGTAAATCCTATTCATTTCAGACCGACTTTCCCTCTGTAAACATAATAAAATCCCCCCCATACTGGTCTGCATGTCAATTTTCTCTCACCTTCagcctaattttttttaaatatgtattttacaTCCTCACAGTTGCCCAGGTGGTGGTAAAGGTATCATAAAGAGTGCGTGTTGGCTGAGCGGCTGCCCCTCGCATCCCCTCCCACGCTCCCCTCGCAGCCTCCAGGGAGCATCGGCTGCCTCCTCATTTCCCAGGGGAGGCAAAGGTTAAGGGAATTGCCCGTGGTcacacaccagccagtgagagGGGGAATGGTCCCTGCTA includes:
- the GHRH gene encoding somatoliberin; the encoded protein is MQVYVFFLLLLTLSSGSHSSAPSLPLRMRRYADALFTNSYRRVLGQLSARKLLQDIMSRQHREKSLEPGARVRVGRWAEGTWADQKQTTLESILLALLQKHSRRDPWG